A single genomic interval of Syntrophobotulus glycolicus DSM 8271 harbors:
- the thiS gene encoding sulfur carrier protein ThiS, which yields MFTVNGNKVKIEEHLTISGYLASAGIDPSLVVVEYNHQIPDRQEWPNIHIQNGDNLEIVKFIGGG from the coding sequence ATGTTTACCGTTAATGGCAATAAAGTAAAAATTGAAGAGCACCTGACAATAAGCGGTTATCTTGCTTCTGCCGGTATTGATCCCAGCCTGGTTGTTGTTGAATATAATCATCAAATCCCTGACAGGCAGGAGTGGCCCAATATTCACATCCAAAATGGTGACAATCTGGAAATCGTAAAGTTTATTGGTGGAGGCTGA
- a CDS encoding HesA/MoeB/ThiF family protein — MAADSLDQDVLRYSRQIILDGFGKDGQEKLKTARVLVIGAGGLGSPALYYLAAAGVSNIGIVDFDTITLSNLNRQILHFTEDLGKKKTDSAEKKLLNLNPGLNIEKYHDRLNIDNIEEVISNYDVIIDATDNFPVRYLISDCCYFNGKPLIEGAAVGFDGILMTIIPGQTPCYRCLYPEPPQNGVMPTCSDSGILGMVTGVIGSLQALEAVKVITGMGQTVSGRLLIFDALRSSFREVNWPKRDHCPLCGDEPKIRELVEYEIKCKVKL; from the coding sequence ATGGCTGCAGATTCTCTGGATCAGGATGTCTTAAGATATTCCAGACAGATCATTCTGGATGGCTTTGGCAAAGATGGGCAGGAAAAATTGAAAACGGCCCGGGTTCTGGTGATTGGAGCGGGGGGACTTGGTTCCCCGGCCCTGTACTACCTGGCAGCGGCAGGGGTGAGCAATATCGGAATTGTCGATTTCGATACAATCACATTATCTAATTTGAACCGGCAAATTCTTCATTTTACCGAAGACTTAGGCAAGAAGAAGACGGATTCCGCTGAAAAGAAGCTGTTAAATTTGAATCCTGGTCTCAATATTGAGAAATATCATGACAGGCTTAATATTGATAACATTGAAGAGGTCATCAGCAACTATGATGTGATCATTGACGCTACGGATAATTTTCCGGTCAGATATCTCATAAGCGACTGCTGCTATTTCAACGGAAAGCCGTTGATTGAAGGAGCGGCGGTCGGGTTCGACGGCATTTTGATGACAATCATTCCGGGGCAAACCCCCTGTTACCGCTGTCTTTACCCTGAGCCGCCCCAAAACGGTGTTATGCCGACCTGCAGTGACAGCGGCATATTGGGTATGGTGACCGGAGTGATCGGGTCGCTGCAGGCTTTGGAAGCGGTCAAGGTGATAACCGGAATGGGCCAAACCGTTTCCGGCAGATTACTTATCTTTGATGCCTTACGTTCAAGCTTCCGGGAAGTGAACTGGCCGAAGAGGGATCATTGTCCTTTATGCGGAGATGAGCCAAAGATCAGAGAACTGGTGGAATACGAAATAAAATGCAAAGTAAAATTGTAA
- a CDS encoding GntR family transcriptional regulator: MTALDIIISNQSDIPIYQQIVTQMKNLMMNGELSEGDPLPSIRTLATELQISSITTKRAYEELEREGYIVSQVGRGSFVNAQNKELMREKRMKIVEEKLAEAVAAAKMIEMSRDDLRELLDILFGEDMK; the protein is encoded by the coding sequence GTGACCGCTCTGGACATTATTATCTCCAACCAAAGTGATATCCCAATTTACCAGCAAATTGTCACGCAGATGAAAAATCTGATGATGAACGGTGAGTTATCGGAGGGCGATCCGCTTCCTTCGATACGTACCCTGGCGACCGAGCTGCAAATCAGTTCCATTACGACGAAGCGTGCCTATGAGGAATTGGAACGTGAGGGCTATATCGTATCCCAGGTGGGGCGCGGTTCTTTTGTCAACGCCCAAAATAAAGAACTGATGCGGGAAAAACGGATGAAGATTGTAGAGGAAAAGCTGGCTGAAGCAGTAGCCGCTGCCAAAATGATCGAAATGTCACGGGATGATCTTCGGGAACTTTTAGATATTCTATTTGGGGAGGATATGAAATGA
- a CDS encoding ABC transporter ATP-binding protein produces MSNLIEVKNLRKSWQDFGLQDISFALAPGYIMGFVGPNGAGKSTTIKLMLNLLHKQGGDIKLFGLDHVKDEIAVKQQIGFVLDDTYFQENMTIKQIEWLVSGFYREWDREKFNQFMIKFSLPKHKKIKELSTGMKAKLAMSVALSHNAKLLILDEPTSGLDPVVRSEILGELSQVVQDPARGVFFSTHITSDLDKIADYVTFIHNGRIVLATTKDEINEKYAIVKGTKKQLAEIKSLLVRYKESQFGFEGLTGEAVVLRKQSRGQLVLEKAKIEDIMLYFEKGEAGC; encoded by the coding sequence ATGAGTAACCTGATCGAGGTGAAAAATCTTAGAAAAAGCTGGCAGGATTTTGGGCTCCAAGACATCTCTTTTGCCCTGGCCCCTGGGTATATCATGGGCTTCGTCGGCCCTAACGGGGCGGGAAAGAGTACGACCATCAAATTGATGCTGAACCTCCTTCATAAACAAGGGGGGGACATCAAACTGTTTGGCCTTGATCATGTTAAAGACGAAATTGCGGTTAAACAGCAAATCGGTTTTGTTTTGGATGATACTTATTTTCAGGAGAATATGACCATCAAGCAGATTGAATGGCTGGTATCAGGTTTCTACCGGGAGTGGGACAGGGAAAAGTTTAATCAGTTTATGATCAAGTTTTCCCTGCCTAAACATAAAAAAATAAAAGAACTGTCCACGGGGATGAAAGCGAAATTGGCTATGTCCGTGGCCTTAAGCCATAACGCAAAACTGCTGATCCTGGACGAACCAACCTCAGGTCTCGATCCTGTGGTGCGCAGCGAAATCTTAGGCGAGCTTTCTCAAGTGGTGCAAGACCCGGCGCGCGGGGTTTTCTTTTCTACCCATATTACCTCTGACTTGGACAAGATCGCCGACTATGTCACCTTTATCCACAACGGAAGAATCGTCCTTGCCACAACAAAGGACGAAATCAATGAAAAGTACGCGATCGTCAAGGGAACAAAAAAGCAGCTTGCGGAAATCAAGAGTCTTTTGGTGCGCTATAAGGAATCCCAATTTGGCTTTGAGGGTTTGACAGGTGAAGCGGTTGTTTTGCGAAAACAAAGTCGGGGGCAGCTTGTTCTGGAAAAAGCAAAAATTGAGGACATTATGCTCTATTTCGAAAAGGGGGAAGCGGGATGTTGA
- a CDS encoding ABC-2 transporter permease, with translation MLRLIVRDLFMYQRNNFFVLIGFALLNTFLLRQGDSGVMGFTICLLGMSLFAFTMTAQTTLYYDELSKSNRFFRAMPIPPSSIVRSRYASCFLSAAMGILALYIVAALVNVASLFYPFLYREVIFNIDLLILCLAAVLIFCAALLPLLFKFGYMKSKYPLMLLFIALASCMPMALSSGTQTQKELPFLSFLPTIGTSGIVFILALLALYGSIRLSMAIFARKEV, from the coding sequence ATGTTGAGGCTTATTGTCAGGGATTTGTTCATGTACCAGAGAAACAACTTCTTTGTTCTGATCGGTTTTGCCCTCTTAAATACCTTTCTGCTGCGGCAAGGGGATAGTGGGGTGATGGGTTTCACGATTTGCCTGTTGGGGATGTCGTTGTTTGCCTTTACCATGACGGCCCAAACCACGTTATACTATGATGAACTGTCCAAATCGAACAGATTTTTCCGGGCAATGCCGATACCCCCGTCATCCATTGTGAGATCGAGATATGCATCCTGCTTTTTGTCCGCGGCAATGGGCATACTGGCGCTCTATATTGTTGCGGCCCTGGTGAACGTGGCTTCCCTATTCTATCCTTTCCTCTATAGAGAGGTGATCTTCAATATTGACCTATTAATATTGTGTCTTGCCGCCGTGCTCATCTTTTGCGCCGCCCTTCTTCCGCTCCTGTTTAAATTCGGCTATATGAAGTCAAAATATCCTCTTATGCTTTTGTTTATTGCTCTTGCTTCGTGTATGCCAATGGCCCTTTCCAGCGGGACCCAAACACAAAAAGAACTCCCTTTTCTTTCGTTCCTGCCGACAATCGGAACATCTGGCATAGTGTTTATCCTCGCGCTTTTGGCTCTATATGGCTCGATCAGGCTCTCTATGGCAATTTTTGCCCGAAAAGAGGTATGA
- a CDS encoding YIP1 family protein, whose translation MEEQKIEETKISLLKKFGKVLTSPREAFQVITQDPKILWPGLIIIVINLIATLIILPESVAYTEQIMIAQGIGPEQIAMYTKVLAPIAVIGVIIIVPLLWVVKAGVLFLYNMLSVGEARFKQLMAVAIFVEIPLIIKAVISSGLIKIMGYQAGYQVNASLALLFMNLETSSFLYRLLQQIELFNIWGLVLLVIGGSAAIKKNAKGLAVYLGIFWIILSLVAALLNNTTV comes from the coding sequence ATGGAAGAACAGAAAATTGAAGAAACAAAAATATCTTTGCTGAAAAAGTTTGGCAAAGTCCTGACCTCGCCGAGGGAAGCCTTTCAGGTCATTACACAGGACCCCAAGATCTTGTGGCCGGGACTGATCATAATCGTGATAAATTTAATCGCAACCCTGATCATTCTGCCGGAGAGTGTGGCTTATACAGAACAGATCATGATTGCGCAGGGAATCGGTCCTGAGCAGATAGCCATGTATACGAAGGTTCTGGCGCCAATCGCTGTTATCGGGGTAATCATTATCGTTCCTTTGCTTTGGGTAGTCAAAGCGGGTGTGCTTTTTCTTTACAACATGCTTTCTGTCGGAGAGGCCCGTTTTAAGCAGCTCATGGCCGTAGCGATCTTTGTTGAGATTCCGCTGATCATAAAAGCTGTAATCTCAAGCGGACTGATCAAAATCATGGGATATCAAGCGGGTTATCAGGTTAACGCCAGCTTAGCGTTATTATTCATGAATTTAGAAACGTCCAGCTTCCTGTACCGCCTGCTGCAGCAGATCGAACTGTTCAATATATGGGGCCTGGTCCTGCTGGTGATAGGGGGATCTGCGGCGATCAAAAAAAACGCGAAAGGCTTGGCTGTCTATTTGGGGATTTTTTGGATCATTCTTTCCCTTGTCGCGGCTTTGCTGAATAACACAACAGTATAA
- a CDS encoding efflux RND transporter periplasmic adaptor subunit: MLNQKISDLGTGKEMKTSRSLKKKILVIGLILLVLLIVGLNVYRFYYKDVIPVAVSPVSEKNLVEKVPASGNVVAADREIVYSQASGTVENIHVKMGQKVTAGQALLDIDIIDAEQKLAEARAKLAAANLAFSQARSGDQTTALISARSALTEAENTYKQDKDHLERTRILVEQGAVAQVDLDKAQADLNNSQAAYDQAQANFRQAEQNAPLQLQSLQANVESAGLQLEAIEKQVAGRNLLSPCDGYVLSIAVNTGDQIDDKTQLLTIGNVAKLNIEADIPESGVGKIKNGQAVSISCNAFPEEKFQGKVTQVGLEMVTKTKNNQQDTFLPVMVEVEGDSRLLPGFKTDLEIVTADIQTLVVPIEALVEKNEGKSLFVLKEGIAHLTVVKTGINDGVTVEILSGVNKDEQVILNPSAKVQDGSKVRVQ; the protein is encoded by the coding sequence ATGCTGAATCAGAAAATCTCGGATCTCGGTACCGGAAAAGAAATGAAAACATCTCGTTCTCTGAAGAAAAAAATATTGGTGATCGGCTTAATCCTTTTGGTTTTATTAATCGTCGGGTTGAATGTTTACCGGTTCTATTATAAGGATGTCATCCCGGTTGCGGTATCTCCGGTCAGTGAGAAAAACCTGGTGGAAAAGGTCCCGGCTTCGGGAAATGTTGTTGCTGCCGACCGGGAGATTGTCTATAGTCAAGCAAGCGGAACAGTAGAAAACATTCATGTCAAAATGGGTCAAAAGGTGACGGCCGGACAAGCCCTGCTGGACATTGATATCATTGATGCCGAGCAGAAGCTGGCGGAGGCCCGGGCCAAACTGGCAGCCGCAAACCTGGCTTTCAGCCAGGCGCGCTCAGGTGATCAGACAACCGCGCTGATTTCTGCGCGGTCTGCCCTGACTGAGGCTGAGAATACCTATAAGCAGGACAAAGATCATTTGGAACGGACCAGGATCTTAGTGGAGCAGGGGGCAGTGGCCCAGGTTGATCTGGATAAAGCTCAGGCGGACTTGAACAACAGTCAGGCCGCCTATGATCAGGCTCAGGCTAATTTCCGGCAGGCTGAACAGAATGCTCCCCTTCAACTGCAGTCACTGCAGGCAAATGTGGAGTCGGCCGGATTACAGCTTGAAGCCATAGAAAAACAGGTTGCGGGAAGAAATCTGCTCAGTCCCTGTGACGGCTATGTGCTGTCAATCGCAGTGAATACAGGTGATCAAATCGACGACAAAACACAACTGCTGACCATCGGGAATGTCGCCAAACTGAACATCGAGGCAGATATTCCGGAAAGCGGAGTCGGTAAAATTAAAAACGGACAAGCGGTCAGCATCAGTTGCAATGCTTTTCCGGAAGAAAAATTTCAGGGTAAGGTCACTCAAGTCGGCCTGGAGATGGTGACGAAAACCAAGAACAATCAGCAGGATACCTTCCTGCCTGTCATGGTTGAGGTTGAGGGTGATTCTCGCTTGCTGCCGGGATTTAAGACCGATCTGGAAATTGTTACGGCAGATATCCAGACTTTGGTCGTGCCCATTGAAGCACTGGTGGAAAAGAATGAAGGCAAGAGCCTTTTTGTACTTAAAGAAGGAATCGCTCATCTTACCGTAGTCAAAACAGGCATTAATGACGGGGTGACGGTCGAGATTCTTTCCGGAGTAAATAAAGATGAGCAAGTGATCCTGAATCCTTCGGCTAAGGTTCAAGACGGAAGTAAGGTTCGTGTGCAATGA
- a CDS encoding ABC transporter ATP-binding protein gives MIEIQNLCKTYQTGSVKVNALKDVNLTVEDGHFIAVMGPSGSGKSTFMNILGLLDHPTDGSYLLDEVDTRSLDEYRLAAVRNRKIGFVFQNFNLLPRLSAQRNVELPLFYAGVAANERRALAAAALERVGLLSHIDHRPNELSGGQRQRVAIARAIINHPSILLADEPTGNLDSASSYEIMTLFQELHRQGSTIILVTHEPEIAQHAGRIVHFRDGSLVKNEKVESPLDARQLLEQWLQQGGRE, from the coding sequence ATGATCGAAATTCAGAACTTGTGTAAAACTTATCAGACCGGCAGCGTAAAGGTCAATGCCCTTAAAGATGTCAATTTGACTGTCGAGGATGGTCATTTTATTGCGGTAATGGGCCCTTCAGGATCGGGAAAATCCACATTCATGAATATTCTCGGTCTACTGGATCATCCGACGGACGGCAGTTATCTCCTGGATGAGGTTGATACCAGAAGTCTTGATGAATACCGGCTCGCAGCTGTGCGCAACAGAAAGATCGGTTTTGTGTTTCAAAACTTCAATCTTTTGCCCAGGCTAAGTGCCCAGCGCAATGTGGAATTGCCTTTGTTTTACGCCGGGGTTGCCGCTAATGAAAGAAGGGCCCTGGCCGCGGCCGCTTTGGAACGGGTGGGCTTGTTAAGTCATATTGACCACCGCCCCAATGAGCTGTCCGGAGGTCAAAGGCAGCGTGTAGCAATAGCGCGGGCTATTATTAACCATCCCAGTATCTTATTGGCCGATGAACCAACCGGTAACTTGGATAGTGCGTCAAGCTATGAGATTATGACTTTATTTCAGGAACTGCACCGTCAAGGCAGTACCATTATTTTGGTGACGCATGAGCCGGAGATTGCCCAGCACGCCGGCCGGATTGTTCATTTTCGGGACGGAAGTCTGGTCAAAAACGAAAAAGTGGAAAGCCCGCTGGATGCCCGGCAGCTTTTGGAACAATGGCTGCAGCAAGGAGGACGGGAATGA
- a CDS encoding ABC transporter permease, whose translation MKFKEMIAAALEGIRVNKLRSALTMLGMIIGVMFVIIIITLGQSLSRKVTETVEGMGANSFYLYGTTNDNGQQGKLKLEDCKLLKDSIDSIEAVIPLKYMNFQAALETTRKKENSYLMGTTPEYMKAQQTGLSQGRFFSEAENQVSRKVVVIDQNMADSLFGPGAEAVGKTVRINSTPFQVCGVTKPEKGLFGMGASTVLIPIKTLLEMSDTQEIQQAIVRVTSGDQVKAATVQSLSVLEVRHAVKNGFEVRTNEQELAQFSTMLTVVTSVFGALAGIALLVGGIGIMNIMLVSITERTREIGLRMAIGARRSDILIQFLVESATISALGGMIGMILGIGIGAIISLLFNMPVIISLGTILIALGFSSAVGIIFGLYPANKAAKLDPIDALRYE comes from the coding sequence ATGAAATTCAAAGAAATGATTGCCGCGGCTTTGGAAGGAATCAGAGTAAATAAACTGCGTTCCGCCTTGACCATGCTGGGAATGATTATTGGCGTGATGTTTGTGATTATTATTATTACATTAGGGCAAAGCCTCAGCCGCAAAGTGACGGAAACAGTCGAGGGAATGGGGGCCAATTCTTTTTATTTGTACGGAACAACCAATGACAACGGTCAGCAGGGCAAGCTGAAACTGGAAGACTGTAAACTCCTTAAGGACTCCATTGATAGTATTGAAGCCGTAATCCCTTTAAAATATATGAACTTTCAAGCGGCCTTGGAAACAACCCGGAAGAAAGAAAACAGCTATCTGATGGGAACGACTCCGGAATATATGAAGGCCCAGCAAACCGGTCTCAGCCAGGGAAGGTTTTTCAGTGAAGCGGAAAACCAGGTGAGCCGCAAGGTTGTGGTTATCGACCAAAATATGGCGGACAGTCTGTTTGGCCCGGGCGCGGAAGCGGTAGGAAAAACCGTTCGGATCAACAGTACCCCCTTTCAGGTCTGCGGAGTGACCAAGCCGGAGAAGGGGCTGTTTGGGATGGGTGCATCCACGGTCCTGATTCCGATCAAGACTTTGCTGGAAATGAGCGATACGCAGGAAATCCAACAGGCCATAGTCCGGGTGACCAGCGGGGACCAGGTCAAGGCGGCGACTGTCCAAAGCCTCAGTGTCTTGGAAGTACGGCACGCTGTGAAAAACGGGTTTGAAGTCCGGACCAATGAACAGGAGTTAGCGCAGTTCAGTACAATGTTGACGGTCGTTACCTCTGTCTTTGGCGCTCTTGCCGGGATTGCTCTGCTCGTAGGGGGGATCGGTATTATGAATATTATGCTGGTTTCCATTACGGAACGTACACGTGAGATTGGGCTGCGCATGGCCATAGGTGCCCGGCGCAGTGACATTTTGATTCAATTTCTTGTGGAATCGGCTACGATTTCCGCCCTGGGGGGAATGATCGGCATGATTCTGGGGATTGGGATCGGAGCAATCATTTCCCTTTTATTCAATATGCCGGTGATTATCTCTTTGGGGACAATTCTGATTGCTTTGGGATTTTCTTCGGCTGTGGGTATTATTTTTGGCCTGTATCCGGCTAACAAAGCCGCTAAGCTTGACCCTATTGACGCCTTGAGGTATGAATAA
- a CDS encoding EcsC family protein, translating to MDAYERMVIRELSVWERKMKKRRPTPGERLSKGVQRRVNKLIPQKFHEIIGAAVMNMVKAVLNGSEYLSLLEVDPEKSLQQRDQLVKDRLVFYKSASAASGAGTGGGGIFLGLVDFPILLSLKMKFMFDAAYLYGFDVKKLEERLFILYLFQLAFSGRHKRPDIFEKVSDWESFSFTLPAKIEDFDWLTFQQEYRDYMDLAKFFQIIPGIGMVVGAVANYKLLDHLGETVINGYRMRILGRDSRKKIE from the coding sequence GTGGATGCTTACGAAAGAATGGTCATCAGGGAACTGAGTGTCTGGGAACGAAAGATGAAGAAGAGAAGACCCACACCGGGAGAAAGACTTTCCAAAGGTGTCCAGCGCAGGGTAAACAAGCTGATTCCTCAGAAATTCCACGAGATCATCGGAGCAGCGGTAATGAATATGGTAAAAGCTGTTCTCAACGGTTCGGAATATCTTTCCCTGCTGGAGGTTGATCCCGAAAAATCCTTACAGCAACGGGATCAGCTGGTTAAGGACAGGCTGGTTTTCTATAAGTCGGCCTCGGCGGCCAGCGGGGCAGGAACAGGGGGAGGCGGCATCTTTCTCGGCCTGGTCGATTTTCCGATACTTTTAAGCCTGAAAATGAAATTCATGTTTGATGCGGCATATCTTTACGGATTTGATGTGAAAAAGCTTGAGGAAAGGCTTTTTATTCTCTACCTCTTTCAGCTGGCTTTCTCCGGCAGGCACAAAAGACCGGATATATTTGAGAAGGTCTCCGACTGGGAAAGCTTTTCTTTCACACTTCCCGCTAAAATTGAAGATTTTGATTGGCTGACTTTTCAGCAGGAATATCGAGATTATATGGATCTGGCAAAATTTTTTCAAATCATCCCCGGTATTGGAATGGTTGTGGGGGCTGTGGCAAACTATAAATTGTTGGATCATTTGGGTGAAACTGTGATCAATGGTTACCGGATGCGGATATTAGGCAGGGATAGCCGCAAAAAAATAGAATAG
- a CDS encoding tautomerase family protein: MPHISVKLWPGKTEEEKIELTDKFVRAMEEIMGVPERSISVAIEEVPKELWTEQVYNTDIMGKPENLYKKPGYTPSV, translated from the coding sequence ATGCCGCATATCAGCGTTAAATTATGGCCGGGGAAGACTGAGGAAGAAAAAATTGAGCTGACGGATAAGTTTGTAAGAGCAATGGAAGAAATCATGGGTGTTCCGGAAAGGAGCATTTCCGTTGCCATAGAAGAAGTCCCTAAAGAGCTTTGGACAGAACAAGTCTACAATACCGACATCATGGGAAAACCGGAGAATCTTTATAAGAAACCCGGATATACCCCCTCTGTCTAA
- a CDS encoding inorganic phosphate transporter yields MLSSSVILLGFIVILALVFDYINGFHDTANAIATSVSTRALTPKKAIIMTAILNFVGAMYSTGVAKTIAKDIVITSVVTSEVMIAALISAILWNLLTWYVGIPSSSSHAVIGGIIGAGACKAGFGALQFGGISKIIIGLLVSPVCGIALGFLIMSVLYKVFAYSSPARVNFAFQKMQFFTAGLLAFNHGSNDAQKSMGIITLSLFAAGMLPSIEVPFWVKLACAIAMAAGTAGGGWRIIRTMGDKIFKLEPINGFAADLSSSLIIWSATALPGLHLPVSTTHVASGSIIGVGMAKRIKAVRWGTAQQMLIAWVLTIPSCSIVGALSYLVISFLMR; encoded by the coding sequence ATGCTTAGTAGTTCGGTTATCCTGCTTGGCTTTATTGTTATCTTAGCCTTGGTATTTGATTATATCAATGGGTTTCACGACACTGCCAATGCTATTGCCACCTCAGTATCGACCAGAGCCTTAACTCCAAAAAAGGCCATCATTATGACGGCAATTTTAAACTTTGTCGGAGCCATGTACAGTACAGGTGTTGCCAAGACAATTGCTAAAGATATTGTCATTACATCGGTTGTCACTTCGGAAGTGATGATTGCCGCCTTGATCAGCGCCATACTTTGGAATCTTTTAACCTGGTATGTCGGCATCCCAAGCAGTTCTTCCCATGCCGTAATCGGCGGAATAATCGGTGCGGGAGCATGTAAGGCCGGTTTTGGCGCTCTCCAATTTGGCGGCATTTCCAAGATCATCATCGGGTTATTAGTCTCTCCGGTCTGTGGCATTGCGCTTGGTTTTCTGATCATGTCGGTCTTATATAAGGTTTTTGCCTACTCTTCCCCCGCCAGAGTAAACTTTGCCTTTCAGAAAATGCAGTTCTTTACTGCCGGATTGCTGGCTTTTAACCATGGTTCCAATGACGCTCAGAAATCCATGGGGATTATCACCCTTTCCCTGTTCGCTGCTGGAATGCTTCCCAGTATCGAAGTTCCGTTCTGGGTTAAACTGGCGTGTGCGATTGCCATGGCCGCCGGCACTGCGGGAGGAGGCTGGCGAATTATTCGGACGATGGGAGATAAAATATTCAAGCTTGAGCCGATCAACGGCTTCGCCGCAGATCTTTCCTCTTCCCTGATCATCTGGTCGGCTACAGCCCTGCCCGGCCTTCACCTTCCTGTAAGCACCACGCATGTTGCTTCCGGCTCCATTATCGGGGTCGGGATGGCCAAAAGAATTAAAGCTGTCCGCTGGGGAACGGCCCAACAAATGCTTATTGCCTGGGTCTTGACCATACCGTCCTGTTCTATTGTCGGTGCCTTAAGCTATTTGGTGATTTCTTTTCTGATGAGATAA